One stretch of Candidatus Aegiribacteria sp. DNA includes these proteins:
- a CDS encoding type II toxin-antitoxin system HicB family antitoxin: protein MKYPIVIHKDNNSDYGVTIPDIPGCFSVGTSIEEAIAMSQEAAECHIEGMLLDSEPIPVPTSIESHKDNPNYKDGLWALVDIDISKLSLKAKRVNITIPERLLNTVDNYARNHGETRSGLLSQAVTEYMASHQ, encoded by the coding sequence ATGAAATATCCAATTGTCATTCATAAGGACAATAACTCGGATTACGGAGTAACTATTCCTGATATTCCAGGATGCTTCTCTGTTGGTACGTCAATTGAAGAAGCTATTGCTATGTCTCAAGAAGCAGCAGAATGTCATATCGAAGGAATGCTCCTTGATTCAGAACCAATCCCTGTGCCAACCTCTATAGAAAGCCATAAAGATAATCCTAATTATAAAGATGGTCTCTGGGCTTTAGTAGATATTGATATTAGCAAATTATCACTGAAAGCAAAACGTGTAAATATCACCATACCGGAAAGATTACTAAACACTGTTGATAATTACGCAAGAAATCACGGAGAAACTCGGTCCGGTCTATTGTCCCAAGCTGTTACAGAGTATATGGCATCACACCAATAA
- a CDS encoding type II toxin-antitoxin system HicA family toxin — translation MNSRDIIRKLKKDGWLLHHTKGDHHQFKHPVKSGKVTVPHPKKDFPVGTLRNIYRQAGWKWR, via the coding sequence ATGAATAGCAGGGATATTATTAGGAAATTGAAAAAGGATGGATGGTTACTTCATCATACCAAAGGTGACCACCACCAATTCAAACATCCCGTGAAATCAGGAAAAGTAACTGTACCACACCCGAAAAAGGATTTTCCTGTCGGTACCCTGCGAAATATTTATCGGCAAGCCGGTTGGAAGTGGAGATAA